A genomic region of Halomonas aestuarii contains the following coding sequences:
- a CDS encoding ABC transporter permease: MSSTSADGGAASPPEASLKSRLRRAERLRKVKAIGLVAPLALFLIVVFVVPIGNMLTSSIDNGSLPEVMPETAATLKQWDGEGLPDEAAFASFAEELRGSRRGGGLGSVGRRLNYEDPEYRGLLMRTMMGLPQASDDWQQALIEIDPAWGETETWRGIQNAAPPYTGRYLLASLDLERGADGDVQRVDQQDRLYQAVFQRTMVIAGGVTLICLALGFPLAYLLATLPAKTSNLLMILVLLPFWTSLLVRTAAWIILLQSNGLANQSLMALGIIESPLQLVFNRIGVFFAMVHILLPFMVLPLYSVMKGISPSYQRAAVSLGAHPFAAFWQVYVPQTVSGVAAGTILVFIMALGYYITPALVGGPADQMVSYYVAYYTNTTNNWGMAASLGSILLVVTLLLYLVYHRLVNRKQMIRS, encoded by the coding sequence ATGTCCAGTACCTCAGCCGATGGCGGCGCCGCCTCGCCGCCGGAGGCTAGCCTGAAGTCCCGGCTGCGCCGGGCCGAACGTCTACGCAAGGTCAAGGCCATCGGTCTGGTGGCGCCCCTTGCCCTCTTCCTGATCGTGGTCTTCGTGGTGCCCATCGGCAACATGCTGACCAGCAGCATCGACAACGGCAGCCTGCCAGAGGTCATGCCCGAGACCGCCGCGACCCTGAAGCAATGGGACGGGGAGGGGCTGCCCGACGAGGCGGCGTTCGCGAGCTTCGCTGAGGAGTTGCGCGGCTCCCGACGGGGGGGCGGCCTCGGCAGCGTCGGTCGGCGCCTCAACTACGAGGACCCGGAATACCGCGGGCTCCTGATGCGCACCATGATGGGGCTGCCGCAGGCCAGCGACGACTGGCAGCAGGCCCTGATCGAGATCGACCCGGCCTGGGGCGAGACCGAGACCTGGCGCGGCATCCAGAACGCGGCGCCGCCCTACACGGGGCGCTACCTGCTCGCCTCGCTGGACCTCGAGCGGGGCGCGGACGGCGATGTCCAGCGCGTCGACCAGCAGGATCGCCTCTACCAGGCGGTGTTCCAGCGCACCATGGTGATCGCCGGCGGGGTGACCCTGATCTGCCTGGCGCTCGGCTTCCCGCTGGCCTACCTGCTCGCCACCCTGCCGGCGAAGACCAGCAACCTGCTGATGATCCTGGTGCTCCTGCCGTTCTGGACCTCGCTGCTGGTGCGCACGGCCGCCTGGATCATCCTGCTGCAATCCAACGGCCTCGCCAACCAGTCGCTGATGGCGCTGGGGATCATCGAGTCGCCCCTGCAGCTGGTGTTCAATCGCATCGGCGTCTTCTTCGCCATGGTGCACATCCTGCTGCCCTTCATGGTGCTGCCCCTCTACAGCGTGATGAAGGGGATCTCGCCCAGCTATCAGCGCGCCGCGGTGTCGCTGGGGGCCCACCCCTTCGCGGCCTTCTGGCAGGTCTATGTCCCGCAGACCGTCTCCGGCGTGGCGGCGGGCACCATCCTCGTCTTCATCATGGCGCTGGGCTACTACATCACCCCGGCCCTGGTCGGCGGTCCGGCGGACCAGATGGTCAGCTACTACGTGGCCTACTACACCAACACCACCAACAACTGGGGCATGGCGGCCTCGCTGGGCAGTATCCTGCTGGTGGTGACCCTGTTGCTCTACCTGGTTTACCACCGCCTGGTGAACCGCAAGCAGATGATCAGGAGTTGA
- a CDS encoding ABC transporter permease, translating to MALPPYASTVERIWFWAFRVLCGLVLLFLIIPVLVIVPLSFSSGSFLTYPLPGFSMRWYEEIFSAGPWLDALKNSLIVAPLATLLAMTFGTLAAVGLNRADFPGKGLIIALLISPMVVPLVIVAVGMYFFFARVGLLNSYAGLVLAHTVLGVPFVVITVNATLQGFDFNQIRAGASLGANPMRVFFTVVLPQILPGVVSGGLFAFATSFDEVVVALFIASPTERTLPIQMFSGIRENISPAIAAMATILILISTLLLLTMEMLRRRSERLKGEG from the coding sequence ATGGCCTTGCCTCCCTATGCCTCGACGGTGGAAAGGATCTGGTTCTGGGCGTTCCGCGTGCTGTGCGGGCTCGTCCTGCTGTTCCTGATCATTCCGGTGCTGGTGATCGTGCCGTTGTCGTTCAGCAGCGGCTCCTTCCTGACCTACCCGTTGCCCGGGTTCTCGATGCGCTGGTACGAGGAGATCTTCAGCGCCGGCCCGTGGCTCGATGCCCTGAAGAACAGCCTCATCGTGGCGCCGCTGGCGACCCTGCTGGCGATGACCTTCGGCACCCTGGCGGCCGTGGGCCTCAACCGGGCCGACTTCCCCGGCAAGGGGCTGATCATCGCGCTGCTGATCTCGCCCATGGTGGTCCCGCTGGTCATCGTGGCGGTGGGCATGTACTTCTTCTTCGCCCGGGTGGGGTTGCTCAATTCCTACGCGGGCCTGGTACTGGCGCACACGGTGCTCGGCGTGCCCTTCGTGGTGATCACCGTGAACGCCACCCTCCAGGGCTTCGACTTCAACCAGATCCGCGCCGGCGCCAGCCTCGGGGCCAACCCGATGCGGGTGTTCTTCACCGTCGTGCTGCCGCAGATCCTGCCCGGCGTGGTGTCCGGGGGGCTCTTCGCCTTCGCGACCTCCTTCGACGAGGTGGTGGTGGCGCTGTTCATCGCGAGTCCCACCGAGCGCACCCTGCCCATCCAGATGTTCTCCGGTATCCGCGAGAACATCAGTCCGGCGATCGCCGCCATGGCGACCATCCTGATCCTGATCTCGACCCTGTTGCTGCTGACCATGGAAATGCTGCGTCGACGCAGCGAGCGCCTGAAGGGGGAGGGCTGA
- the pta gene encoding phosphate acetyltransferase encodes MTPSERPTDRRPEARNLLLVPTDSGVGLTSACLGLIRALDTLGLKAGFLKPFRQDELNGQGPDRSCALAASTLGLSPPAPLPQARLEHLLREERTDELMEEAVERHARVVLPEAGDVPELVVIEGLAPSPHSSYATRLNVALAHALNARTILVADGDLSDPRDLAERLDMQAQAFEGVDSPRTLGCILMRLRPLPDDEGPTPLAAPELTTRREDPRLESLRRHLPALDGDRFHLIGAVPWHPTLSAPRVLDVARALDARLLHPGEADSRRVLGTSLCARSASHALHMFRPGRLLVTPGDRDDILLAAGLATMNGVRLAGVLLTHGELPDEAMIDFCRPALASGLPVLAVDTDSYATAQQLDRMANDIPVDDPERAEQVTRFVAGHLDLAWLKENLSRGYPSRLSPAAFRHRLVRLAQQARRRIVLPEGSEPRTVEAAVICQQRGIARCVLLARRQEVEAVARQRGIELPEELEIIDPATIRRDYVAPMVERRPDRLNALTAADQLQDSVVLGTMMLAEGEVDGLVSGAIHTTANTIRPAFQLIKTAPGYRQVSSIFFMLLPEQVVVYGDCAVIPDPDAEALAEIAIQSARSAAAFGIEPRVAMISYSTGESGSGADVEKVREATRIAREREPGLCIDGPLQYDAAAIESVGRQKAPDSPVAGRATVFVFPDLNTGNTTYKAVQRSAGVVSVGPMLQGLNKPVNDLSRGALVDDIVYTIALTAIQAERAP; translated from the coding sequence ATGACCCCCAGTGAACGCCCGACTGACCGACGTCCCGAAGCCCGCAACCTGCTGCTGGTCCCCACCGACAGCGGCGTGGGTCTGACCTCCGCCTGCCTGGGGCTGATCCGCGCACTGGACACCCTGGGGCTCAAGGCCGGCTTCCTGAAGCCGTTCCGCCAGGACGAGCTCAACGGCCAGGGGCCCGACCGCTCCTGCGCCCTGGCCGCCAGCACCCTGGGTCTGTCTCCGCCCGCGCCGCTGCCCCAGGCGCGGCTCGAGCACCTGCTGCGCGAGGAGCGCACCGACGAGCTGATGGAGGAGGCGGTAGAGCGACATGCCCGGGTCGTCCTGCCGGAGGCCGGTGACGTCCCGGAGCTGGTGGTGATCGAGGGGCTCGCGCCCAGCCCGCACAGCAGCTACGCGACCCGGCTCAACGTGGCACTGGCCCATGCGCTCAATGCGCGCACCATCCTCGTGGCCGACGGAGACCTGAGCGACCCCCGCGACCTGGCGGAGCGCCTGGACATGCAGGCCCAGGCCTTCGAGGGGGTCGACTCCCCGCGCACCCTCGGCTGCATCCTGATGCGCCTGCGCCCCCTGCCGGACGATGAGGGCCCCACGCCGCTGGCAGCACCCGAGCTAACGACCCGGCGCGAGGACCCGAGGCTCGAGAGCCTGCGCCGCCACCTGCCGGCCCTGGACGGCGACCGCTTCCACCTGATCGGTGCCGTGCCCTGGCACCCCACCCTCTCCGCGCCGCGGGTGCTGGACGTCGCCCGGGCCCTGGACGCGCGTCTCCTGCACCCGGGGGAGGCCGACAGTCGCCGGGTGCTGGGCACCAGCCTGTGCGCCCGCAGCGCCTCCCATGCCCTGCACATGTTCCGCCCCGGCCGGCTGCTGGTCACCCCCGGGGATCGCGACGACATCCTGCTCGCCGCGGGCCTTGCGACCATGAACGGCGTCCGACTGGCGGGGGTGCTGCTGACGCACGGCGAGCTGCCGGACGAGGCGATGATCGATTTCTGCCGCCCGGCGCTGGCGAGCGGCCTGCCGGTGCTGGCGGTGGATACCGACAGCTACGCCACCGCCCAGCAGCTGGACCGCATGGCCAACGACATCCCCGTCGACGACCCGGAGCGGGCCGAGCAGGTGACCCGCTTCGTGGCCGGTCACCTGGACCTGGCATGGCTCAAGGAGAACCTCAGCCGTGGCTATCCGAGCCGGCTCTCCCCGGCCGCCTTCCGCCACCGGCTGGTCAGGCTGGCCCAGCAGGCCAGGCGGCGCATCGTGCTGCCCGAGGGAAGCGAGCCGCGCACCGTGGAGGCCGCGGTGATCTGCCAGCAGCGCGGCATCGCCCGCTGCGTGCTGCTGGCCAGGCGCCAGGAGGTCGAGGCGGTGGCCCGCCAGCGCGGCATCGAGCTGCCCGAGGAGCTGGAGATCATCGACCCGGCCACCATCCGCCGGGACTACGTGGCGCCGATGGTCGAGCGCCGCCCGGACCGGCTCAACGCCCTGACCGCCGCGGACCAGCTCCAGGACAGCGTGGTGCTCGGCACCATGATGCTGGCCGAGGGCGAGGTGGACGGCCTGGTGTCGGGGGCGATCCACACCACCGCCAACACCATTCGGCCCGCATTCCAGCTGATCAAGACGGCGCCGGGCTACCGGCAGGTATCATCGATCTTCTTCATGCTGCTGCCCGAGCAGGTGGTGGTCTACGGCGACTGCGCGGTGATCCCCGACCCGGACGCCGAGGCCCTGGCCGAGATCGCCATCCAGAGCGCCCGCTCCGCCGCGGCCTTCGGCATCGAGCCCCGGGTGGCGATGATCAGCTACTCCACCGGGGAGTCCGGCAGCGGGGCCGACGTGGAGAAGGTGCGCGAGGCCACCCGCATCGCCCGGGAGCGCGAGCCCGGGCTCTGCATCGACGGGCCACTGCAGTACGACGCCGCGGCCATCGAGAGCGTGGGCCGCCAGAAGGCCCCCGACTCGCCGGTGGCGGGGCGGGCCACGGTCTTCGTGTTCCCCGACCTCAACACCGGCAACACCACCTACAAGGCGGTCCAGCGCAGTGCCGGGGTGGTCAGCGTCGGCCCCATGCTGCAGGGGCTCAACAAGCCGGTGAACGACCTCTCCCGGGGGGCGCTGGTCGACGACATCGTATACACCATCGCCCTGACCGCCATCCAGGCGGAACGAGCGCCCTGA
- a CDS encoding acetate/propionate family kinase: MNDPVLVINCGSSSIKYALVPASPDQPRIAGLAERLGDVDARLKGVDSGGRDFSQPLHGADHAEAMATILERLEGQHPVAVGHRIVHGGERFTRATRIDAPVKRAIEATVALAPLHNPSNLAGLAATRELFPDLPQVAVFDTAFHQTLPPRAYRYALPESLYRRHGIRRYGFHGSSHAYVSARVDALSERRHGGWLVAHLGNGCSTCAVWQGESVDTSMGLTPLEGLVMGTRSGDVDPGLHAHLARQLGWSIERIDTLLNKESGLLGLSGLSNDMRRLHQAAAEHHAGAELAIEVFCYRLAKSLAALSCALPRLDGIVFTGGIGENDSEVRARVIEQLPHFVLRLAAEANARTVGGREGRIDLDEGGRAPELWVIPTDEEGRIAEETRQLLQEEAAHDPQ; encoded by the coding sequence ATGAACGACCCGGTACTCGTCATCAACTGCGGCTCCTCGTCGATCAAGTATGCCCTGGTGCCCGCCTCGCCCGACCAGCCCCGCATCGCCGGCCTGGCCGAGCGCCTCGGTGACGTGGACGCGCGCCTCAAGGGCGTGGACAGCGGCGGTCGCGACTTCTCGCAGCCGCTGCACGGCGCCGACCATGCCGAGGCCATGGCGACCATCCTGGAGCGCCTGGAGGGGCAGCATCCCGTGGCGGTGGGGCATCGAATCGTCCACGGCGGCGAGCGCTTCACCCGGGCGACCCGCATCGATGCCCCCGTGAAGCGCGCCATCGAGGCTACCGTGGCCCTGGCGCCGCTGCACAACCCGTCCAACCTGGCGGGCCTGGCAGCCACCCGTGAGCTCTTTCCCGACCTGCCCCAGGTGGCGGTCTTCGATACCGCCTTCCACCAGACCCTGCCCCCCCGGGCCTACCGCTACGCCCTGCCGGAATCGCTCTATCGCCGTCACGGCATTCGCCGCTACGGCTTCCACGGCAGCAGCCACGCCTACGTGAGTGCGCGAGTCGACGCCCTGAGCGAGCGCCGCCATGGCGGCTGGCTCGTCGCCCACCTGGGCAACGGCTGCTCCACCTGTGCGGTCTGGCAGGGAGAGAGCGTCGACACCAGCATGGGCCTGACGCCCCTGGAGGGGCTGGTGATGGGCACCCGCAGCGGCGACGTGGATCCCGGCCTGCACGCCCACCTGGCGCGCCAGCTGGGCTGGTCGATCGAGCGCATCGACACCCTGCTCAACAAGGAGAGCGGCCTGCTGGGCCTGTCCGGGCTCTCCAACGACATGCGCCGCCTGCACCAGGCCGCCGCCGAACACCACGCGGGCGCGGAGCTGGCCATCGAGGTGTTCTGCTACCGCCTGGCCAAGTCGCTGGCGGCCCTCTCCTGCGCCCTGCCTCGCCTGGACGGCATCGTCTTCACCGGCGGCATCGGCGAGAATGACAGCGAGGTGCGCGCCCGGGTGATCGAGCAGCTGCCCCACTTCGTCCTGCGCCTGGCCGCCGAGGCCAATGCCCGCACCGTGGGCGGCCGCGAGGGGCGCATCGACCTCGACGAGGGCGGCCGAGCGCCCGAGCTGTGGGTCATCCCCACCGACGAGGAGGGGCGTATCGCCGAGGAAACCCGCCAGCTGCTGCAAGAAGAGGCCGCCCATGACCCCCAGTGA
- a CDS encoding porin family protein yields MKTLTISAVSAALLLAGATAHAQGSMMNYDPSPYLGADAMFWELDPDRGRGSADSTGLRLRGGVAFNDYFALEGHLGTGGSDDNVELDSLAGAYAKGILPIAPTFRLYGLAGFTEVDVKVDEESGFSYGGGAEFDVAPNLAVGADYMRYLDESNYDFDAASIGMTFRF; encoded by the coding sequence ATGAAGACCCTCACGATCTCTGCCGTATCCGCCGCCCTGCTGCTGGCCGGTGCCACCGCCCATGCCCAGGGCAGCATGATGAACTACGACCCGAGCCCCTACCTCGGCGCCGATGCCATGTTCTGGGAGCTTGATCCGGATCGCGGTCGCGGCAGTGCCGACAGCACCGGCCTGCGCCTGCGCGGTGGCGTGGCCTTCAACGACTACTTCGCCCTGGAGGGGCATCTCGGCACCGGCGGCTCCGACGATAACGTCGAGCTGGACTCCCTGGCCGGCGCCTACGCCAAGGGCATCCTGCCCATCGCGCCGACCTTCCGCCTCTACGGCCTGGCCGGCTTCACCGAGGTGGATGTCAAGGTCGACGAGGAGAGCGGCTTCTCCTACGGCGGCGGTGCCGAGTTCGACGTGGCCCCGAACCTCGCCGTGGGCGCTGACTACATGCGCTACCTGGACGAGTCGAACTATGACTTCGACGCCGCCAGCATCGGGATGACGTTCCGCTTCTGA
- the thiC gene encoding phosphomethylpyrimidine synthase ThiC produces MSKTTHFLAETARVDEAAIQPLPGSRKIYVVGSRPDIRVPFREIALSPTRTSGLDEANPPLLVYDTSGPYTDPDAEIDLRRGLSELRRGWIDERGDTEFLDGPTSEYGRRRANDPMLANLRFDLTRTPRRARPSEDGKAGNVTQLHYARQGIVTPEMEFIAIRENQRRQALSAKYSGMEEVERILGHQHAGQGFGARLPEEITPEFVRDEVAAGRAIIPCNINHPESEPMIIGRNFLVKINGNLGNSAVTSSIEDEVDKMTWGIRWGSDTIMDLSTGANIHETREWIIRNAPVPIGTVPIYQALEKVNGVAEDLTWEVFRDTLIEQAEQGVDYFTIHAGVLLRYVPLTAHRVTGIVSRGGSIMAKWCLYHHRESFLYTHFEEICEICKQYDVAFSLGDGLRPGSVADANDEAQFAELETLGELTRIAWQHDVQVMIEGPGHVPMHLIKENMDKQIEACDEAPFYTLGPLTTDIAPGYDHITSGIGAAMIGWYGCAMLCYVTPKEHLGLPDKDDVKTGIITYKIAAHAADLAKGHPAAQRRDNALSKARFEFRWEDQFNLGLDPDTAREYHDETLPKDAAKVAHFCSMCGPKFCSMKISQEVRDYAKEKGLDGDQDAVMKGMEEQAEKFRQEGAELYKEV; encoded by the coding sequence ATGAGCAAGACCACCCACTTCCTCGCCGAGACCGCTCGCGTCGACGAGGCCGCCATCCAGCCCCTGCCCGGCTCGCGCAAGATCTACGTCGTGGGCTCGCGGCCCGACATCCGGGTGCCCTTCCGCGAGATCGCCCTCTCGCCGACCCGCACCTCCGGCCTGGATGAGGCCAACCCGCCGCTGCTGGTCTACGACACCTCCGGCCCCTACACCGACCCGGACGCCGAGATCGACCTGCGCCGCGGCCTGTCCGAGCTGCGCCGGGGCTGGATAGACGAGCGCGGCGACACCGAGTTCCTCGACGGCCCGACCTCCGAGTATGGCCGCCGCCGCGCCAACGACCCGATGCTCGCCAACCTGCGCTTCGACCTGACCCGCACGCCCCGTCGCGCACGACCCTCGGAGGATGGCAAGGCCGGCAACGTCACCCAGCTGCACTATGCCCGCCAGGGCATCGTCACCCCGGAGATGGAGTTCATCGCCATCCGCGAGAACCAGCGCCGCCAGGCGCTTTCTGCAAAGTACTCCGGCATGGAGGAGGTCGAGCGCATCCTCGGCCACCAGCACGCCGGCCAGGGCTTCGGGGCCAGGCTCCCCGAGGAGATCACCCCCGAGTTCGTGCGCGACGAGGTCGCGGCGGGTCGGGCCATCATCCCCTGCAACATCAACCACCCGGAATCCGAGCCGATGATCATCGGCCGCAACTTCCTGGTGAAGATCAACGGCAACCTCGGCAATTCGGCGGTCACCTCCTCCATCGAGGACGAGGTCGACAAGATGACCTGGGGCATCCGCTGGGGCTCGGACACCATCATGGACCTCTCCACCGGGGCCAACATCCATGAGACGCGGGAGTGGATCATCCGCAACGCCCCGGTGCCGATCGGCACCGTGCCCATCTACCAGGCCTTGGAAAAGGTGAACGGCGTGGCCGAGGACCTCACCTGGGAGGTGTTCCGCGACACCCTGATCGAACAGGCCGAGCAGGGCGTGGACTACTTCACCATCCATGCCGGCGTGCTGCTGCGCTACGTGCCGCTGACCGCCCATCGCGTCACCGGCATCGTCTCCCGAGGCGGGTCGATCATGGCCAAGTGGTGCCTCTACCACCACCGGGAGAGCTTCCTCTACACCCACTTCGAGGAGATCTGCGAGATCTGCAAGCAGTACGACGTGGCCTTCTCGCTGGGCGACGGCCTGCGTCCGGGCTCGGTGGCCGACGCCAACGACGAGGCCCAGTTCGCCGAGCTCGAGACCCTGGGCGAGCTGACCCGCATCGCCTGGCAGCACGACGTCCAGGTGATGATCGAGGGCCCGGGCCATGTGCCCATGCACCTGATCAAGGAGAACATGGACAAGCAGATCGAGGCGTGCGACGAGGCTCCCTTCTACACACTCGGGCCGCTGACCACCGACATCGCGCCCGGCTACGACCACATCACCTCCGGCATCGGCGCGGCGATGATCGGCTGGTACGGCTGTGCCATGCTCTGCTACGTGACCCCCAAGGAGCACCTGGGCCTGCCCGACAAGGACGACGTCAAGACCGGCATCATCACCTACAAGATCGCCGCGCACGCCGCCGATCTCGCCAAGGGCCATCCGGCCGCCCAGCGCCGCGACAACGCGCTCTCCAAGGCGCGCTTCGAGTTCCGCTGGGAGGACCAGTTCAACCTGGGGCTGGACCCGGACACGGCGCGTGAGTACCACGACGAGACCCTGCCCAAGGACGCCGCCAAGGTGGCCCACTTCTGCTCCATGTGCGGGCCGAAGTTCTGCTCGATGAAGATCAGCCAGGAGGTCCGCGACTACGCGAAGGAAAAGGGCCTCGACGGCGACCAGGACGCGGTGATGAAGGGCATGGAGGAACAGGCAGAGAAGTTCCGCCAGGAGGGTGCCGAGCTCTACAAGGAGGTCTGA
- the tenA gene encoding thiaminase II, which translates to MGYRFSDLTAACQDDWRAYIEHEFVRRLGDATLEKGAFRHYLQQDYLFLIHFARAYALAAYKSRDLDELRHAFAGLKTILDVELGLHLDYCRDWGISEADLARLPEARATLAYTRYVLDTGQRGDLLDLHVALAPCLIGYGEIAGWLNGRGATVRGEANPYDAWIAMYESEAFQQAMADERAWLDARLAEVTPRRLDELCAVFRDATRLEIDFWQMGLDRAD; encoded by the coding sequence ATGGGCTACCGCTTCAGCGACCTCACCGCCGCCTGCCAGGACGACTGGCGCGCCTACATCGAGCACGAGTTCGTCCGCCGGCTGGGCGACGCCACCCTCGAGAAAGGCGCCTTTCGCCACTACCTGCAGCAGGACTACCTCTTCCTGATCCACTTCGCCCGGGCCTATGCCCTGGCCGCCTACAAGAGCCGTGACCTCGACGAGCTGCGCCACGCCTTCGCGGGCCTGAAGACCATCCTCGACGTGGAGCTGGGGCTGCACCTGGACTACTGCCGCGACTGGGGCATCTCGGAGGCGGACCTGGCTCGCCTGCCCGAGGCCCGCGCGACGCTCGCCTACACCCGCTACGTGCTCGATACCGGCCAGCGCGGCGACCTGCTCGACCTCCACGTGGCGCTCGCCCCCTGCCTGATCGGCTACGGCGAGATCGCGGGCTGGCTCAATGGCCGAGGTGCCACCGTGCGCGGCGAGGCCAACCCCTATGACGCCTGGATCGCCATGTACGAGAGCGAGGCGTTCCAGCAGGCCATGGCCGACGAGCGCGCCTGGCTGGATGCGCGCCTGGCGGAGGTGACGCCGCGCCGCCTCGACGAGCTCTGCGCAGTGTTTCGCGACGCCACGCGGCTCGAGATCGACTTCTGGCAGATGGGACTGGATCGCGCCGACTGA